A genomic window from Anticarsia gemmatalis isolate Benzon Research Colony breed Stoneville strain chromosome 6, ilAntGemm2 primary, whole genome shotgun sequence includes:
- the LOC142973734 gene encoding NAD-dependent protein deacylase-like isoform X1, translated as MSISLLNSIRRTLVVCSVPKIMAVRQSSDMTKFKEALKSAKQVVILSGAGISAESGIPTFRGAGGYWRKYQSTSLATPGAFKSSPSLVWEFYHYRREVAAKVQPNAGHIAIAQYEQKHGSDKTITVITQNVDGLHARAGSKNLLELHGNLYKTRCTKCKEVLVNTDSPICEALEGRGAPDENVVGSDIPEKSLPHCKKSGCNGLLRPHIVWFGESLDPYVLSKAEEAMSACDVCLVVGTSSVVYPAAMFASQAAARGAIVAEFNIEPTPATHEFHYYFEGPCGTTLPEALAD; from the exons ATGAGCATTAGCTTGCTAAATTCAATTCGTAGAACATTAGTTGTATGTAGTGTACCTAAAATCATGGCTGTGAGGCAATCAAGTGACATGACTAAGTTCAAAGAAGCATTGAAGTCCGCAAAACAAGTTGTAATATTATCTGGAGCCGGTATAAGTGCTGAATCTGGTATACCGACGTTTCGCGGTGCCGGTGGTTACTGGAGAAAGTACCAGTCTACATCTTTAGCCACTCCTGGGGCGTTTAAAAGCAGTCCGAGCTTAGTTTGGGAGTTTTATCATTATAGGCGAGAAGTCGCCGCTAAGGTGCAACCAAATGcg GGTCACATAGCCATAGCTCAGTATGAACAGAAGCATGGTTCAGACAAAACAATAACAGTGATAACACAGAATGTGGATGGACTCCATGCCAGAGCTGGCAGTAAGAATCTGCTGGAACTTCATGGCAATCTGTACAAGACAAGATGTACTAAATGTAAAGAAGTCTTGGTAAATACTGATAGTCCTATTTGTGAA GCATTAGAAGGTAGAGGAGCGCCGGATGAAAATGTGGTTGGTTCAGATATTCCAGAGAAATCTTTACCTCATTGTAAAAAATCTGGCTGCAATGGTCTACTGAGGCCTCATATTGTCTGGTTTGGGGAGAGCTTGGACCCCTATGTATTGTCAAAAGCAg AGGAAGCAATGTCAGCCTGTGATGTCTGCCTAGTAGTAGGCACATCATCAGTGGTATACCCCGCGGCTATGTTCGCATCACAGGCCGCCGCGAGGGGCGCCATTGTAGCAGAATTCAACATCGAACCAACGCCTGCTACCCACGAGTTTCATTATTACTTCGAAGGACCTTGTGGTACTACATTACCTGAAGCTTTGGCAGATTAG
- the LOC142973734 gene encoding NAD-dependent protein deacylase sirtuin-5, mitochondrial-like isoform X2, giving the protein MSISLLNSIRRTLVVCSVPKIMAVRQSSDMTKFKEALKSAKQVVILSGAGISAESGIPTFRGAGGYWRKYQSTSLATPGAFKSSPSLVWEFYHYRREVAAKVQPNAGHIAIAQYEQKHGSDKTITVITQNVDGLHARAGSKNLLELHGNLYKTRCTKCKEVLALEGRGAPDENVVGSDIPEKSLPHCKKSGCNGLLRPHIVWFGESLDPYVLSKAEEAMSACDVCLVVGTSSVVYPAAMFASQAAARGAIVAEFNIEPTPATHEFHYYFEGPCGTTLPEALAD; this is encoded by the exons ATGAGCATTAGCTTGCTAAATTCAATTCGTAGAACATTAGTTGTATGTAGTGTACCTAAAATCATGGCTGTGAGGCAATCAAGTGACATGACTAAGTTCAAAGAAGCATTGAAGTCCGCAAAACAAGTTGTAATATTATCTGGAGCCGGTATAAGTGCTGAATCTGGTATACCGACGTTTCGCGGTGCCGGTGGTTACTGGAGAAAGTACCAGTCTACATCTTTAGCCACTCCTGGGGCGTTTAAAAGCAGTCCGAGCTTAGTTTGGGAGTTTTATCATTATAGGCGAGAAGTCGCCGCTAAGGTGCAACCAAATGcg GGTCACATAGCCATAGCTCAGTATGAACAGAAGCATGGTTCAGACAAAACAATAACAGTGATAACACAGAATGTGGATGGACTCCATGCCAGAGCTGGCAGTAAGAATCTGCTGGAACTTCATGGCAATCTGTACAAGACAAGATGTACTAAATGTAAAGAAGTCTTG GCATTAGAAGGTAGAGGAGCGCCGGATGAAAATGTGGTTGGTTCAGATATTCCAGAGAAATCTTTACCTCATTGTAAAAAATCTGGCTGCAATGGTCTACTGAGGCCTCATATTGTCTGGTTTGGGGAGAGCTTGGACCCCTATGTATTGTCAAAAGCAg AGGAAGCAATGTCAGCCTGTGATGTCTGCCTAGTAGTAGGCACATCATCAGTGGTATACCCCGCGGCTATGTTCGCATCACAGGCCGCCGCGAGGGGCGCCATTGTAGCAGAATTCAACATCGAACCAACGCCTGCTACCCACGAGTTTCATTATTACTTCGAAGGACCTTGTGGTACTACATTACCTGAAGCTTTGGCAGATTAG